In the Phaeobacter gallaeciensis genome, one interval contains:
- a CDS encoding beta strand repeat-containing protein, whose translation MKLLKTSLITTTALTLSLSTAAFADSNEAYLDQQDVANSAIVDQSGGDNNKAGSAGLKMTQDGFTAADGYNQLSITQSSDNNEIGLIGSGVSQVGKASNPGAVSSNVATVTQSGGGSNVIGELVQFHNGGPGSAGVPNTLTVKQNGTSNNITTINQEGKVNDRNTATITMSGTSDNIDLVQQKVSNNGSGDNTLTITMNGVSNGIGDFTGFANGSGAVAAHFRQFNATRTNANVIIGGTGNLVGTYQQGKDNDVGTLEVTGDNNQLGVLQHGNSNLVNVAAIAGNGNNVGISQMGNTNGASVTVTNDNNAFGVLQNGNDNSATVSVFGDGNGLTGTTPLLAGSALAAAGSHVSFEAGLIQQQGNDNTVLASVTGNNNLFGTLQWGADNSITATVNGNSNQSAVVQVGSSNTASFSQTGGTNNAGIIQ comes from the coding sequence ATGAAACTTCTCAAAACATCCTTGATTACCACCACAGCCCTGACGCTTTCGCTGAGCACTGCAGCTTTTGCGGACAGCAATGAAGCCTACCTGGATCAGCAGGACGTGGCGAACAGCGCGATCGTCGATCAGAGCGGTGGCGACAACAACAAGGCAGGTTCTGCTGGTCTGAAAATGACCCAGGACGGCTTTACGGCTGCCGATGGCTATAACCAGCTGAGCATCACGCAGTCGAGCGACAACAACGAGATCGGCTTGATCGGCTCCGGCGTGTCTCAGGTTGGCAAAGCCTCCAACCCGGGTGCCGTTTCCTCGAACGTGGCAACCGTGACTCAGTCCGGCGGTGGCAGCAACGTGATCGGCGAGCTGGTGCAGTTCCACAATGGCGGCCCCGGTTCTGCGGGTGTTCCCAACACCCTGACGGTGAAGCAGAACGGAACGTCGAACAACATCACCACGATCAATCAGGAAGGCAAGGTGAACGACCGCAACACGGCGACGATCACCATGTCCGGCACCAGCGACAACATTGATTTGGTGCAGCAGAAAGTGTCCAACAACGGTTCGGGTGACAATACCCTGACCATCACCATGAACGGCGTCAGCAATGGCATCGGGGACTTCACCGGTTTTGCCAATGGCTCGGGTGCGGTTGCGGCCCACTTCCGCCAGTTCAATGCGACCCGCACCAACGCCAATGTCATCATCGGCGGCACCGGCAACCTGGTCGGGACCTACCAGCAGGGCAAAGACAACGATGTTGGCACCCTGGAAGTCACCGGCGACAACAACCAGCTGGGTGTTCTTCAGCACGGTAACAGCAACCTCGTCAACGTTGCCGCGATTGCAGGTAACGGCAACAATGTTGGTATTTCCCAGATGGGCAATACCAATGGTGCTTCGGTTACCGTAACCAATGACAACAACGCCTTCGGTGTCTTGCAGAATGGCAACGACAACAGCGCAACGGTTTCCGTCTTTGGTGATGGCAATGGTCTGACCGGCACCACGCCGCTGTTGGCTGGTTCCGCGCTGGCGGCCGCTGGCAGCCACGTTTCCTTTGAGGCGGGCCTGATCCAGCAGCAGGGCAATGACAACACTGTCCTGGCCTCCGTGACCGGCAACAACAACCTGTTCGGTACCCTGCAGTGGGGCGCTGACAACAGCATCACCGCTACCGTGAATGGCAACAGCAACCAGTCTGCCGTTGTTCAGGTCGGCAGCAGCAACACCGCGAGCTTCTCGCAGACTGGCGGTACCAACAACGCTGGCATCATTCAGTAA
- a CDS encoding beta strand repeat-containing protein: MRISKRFLVATTALTLSMSAAAHADDNKAFLEQIGSDNSASVDQSLGNTNQAGGQQGSSSASGNAMVQNGEGNSLDIVQSGDDNFIGVRRGGNSNGVTQTGDDNSATVTQSSVTNFVNVIEQTATSFLSVGNELTITQSSVGNAPRSGPLSGDGNLLSGVRQTSTGLVKNSVTVSQNVNVANGSSYTRNQIGGNLNQNENSGLIFENSNLNQGNNGVVQVGWGNSANLTQDGTRNFIKLVDQDGGSNTAIATQNGAFNRISTIAQSGTGPFGFGGNIAIVSQSGSNNGRGGLTLPNAGSVGATDSSILQSGIGNSVNYAALGDSNEFGFTQSGNGNTVGSVSVVGSGNQTAGFQDGNANIITIIPIVGDDNDVGVKQVGIVNVATAILTNGSDRNALLIDQNGGFNVATMSVNGDDNVAKLDQTGTGNNFILAMVGDANNNTALSGTFSGNAASLGLTEGVFTQDGAGNSFLGSVIGSNNLMASLQDGNNNAIVASVVGGANQAAVSQVGNSNTANFTQTGGSNNAGILQ; this comes from the coding sequence ATGCGAATTTCAAAACGTTTTCTGGTGGCAACGACTGCGTTGACGCTGAGCATGAGCGCGGCAGCCCATGCTGATGACAACAAGGCCTTTCTGGAACAGATCGGATCCGACAACAGCGCAAGCGTCGATCAGTCGCTGGGCAACACGAACCAGGCAGGCGGTCAGCAAGGTTCTTCGTCAGCCTCTGGCAATGCGATGGTGCAGAACGGCGAGGGCAACTCTCTGGATATCGTCCAGTCTGGTGATGATAACTTCATCGGGGTCCGGCGCGGTGGTAACAGCAACGGTGTGACCCAGACCGGCGACGACAACTCCGCAACGGTAACGCAAAGCTCCGTGACCAACTTTGTCAATGTGATCGAGCAAACTGCCACGAGCTTCTTGTCGGTGGGGAATGAGCTGACTATCACCCAGTCTTCGGTCGGCAATGCTCCGCGTAGCGGCCCGCTGAGCGGCGATGGTAACTTGCTGAGCGGCGTGCGCCAGACTTCAACCGGTCTTGTTAAGAACAGTGTGACCGTCTCGCAGAACGTAAATGTTGCAAACGGCAGCAGCTACACGCGAAACCAGATCGGCGGGAACCTTAATCAAAACGAGAACTCAGGTCTGATTTTTGAAAACTCGAACCTGAACCAGGGTAACAATGGCGTTGTCCAGGTGGGTTGGGGTAACTCGGCCAACCTGACACAGGACGGCACCCGCAACTTCATCAAGCTCGTGGATCAGGATGGTGGCAGCAACACAGCGATCGCGACTCAGAATGGTGCGTTCAACAGGATTTCCACGATCGCCCAGTCTGGTACAGGCCCGTTTGGTTTCGGTGGGAACATTGCTATTGTGTCCCAGAGCGGCAGCAACAACGGCCGCGGCGGCTTGACCCTGCCCAATGCCGGCTCGGTTGGGGCCACGGATTCCAGCATTTTGCAGTCCGGCATTGGCAACTCGGTGAACTATGCTGCGCTAGGCGACAGCAACGAATTTGGTTTCACTCAGTCCGGTAACGGCAATACCGTCGGATCCGTCTCAGTTGTCGGTTCCGGCAACCAGACCGCTGGTTTCCAGGATGGCAACGCCAACATCATCACCATTATACCGATCGTTGGCGACGATAACGACGTTGGTGTCAAACAGGTGGGGATCGTCAATGTGGCGACTGCCATCCTGACCAACGGAAGTGATCGCAACGCGCTGCTGATTGATCAGAATGGCGGCTTTAACGTTGCCACCATGAGCGTGAATGGCGATGACAACGTTGCCAAGCTGGATCAGACCGGGACTGGCAACAACTTCATCCTGGCCATGGTCGGCGACGCGAACAACAACACGGCCCTGTCGGGAACCTTCAGCGGCAACGCCGCATCCCTCGGGCTGACAGAAGGCGTATTTACCCAGGATGGCGCGGGTAACTCTTTCTTAGGCTCCGTTATCGGTTCGAACAACCTGATGGCCTCGCTTCAGGATGGCAACAACAACGCCATCGTTGCGTCTGTCGTTGGCGGCGCCAACCAGGCAGCGGTTTCCCAGGTGGGCAACAGCAATACAGCCAATTTCACCCAAACTGGCGGCAGCAATAACGCTGGCATCCTTCAGTAA
- a CDS encoding curli assembly protein CsgF, with protein MKNSFIGFTASALLFAGAGVSGELTYTPINPSFGGAPLNSSHLLSTANAQRDATARDAVSSSTTGTGTTSPTGTTNADLFVRQLEGRLLSALAGQVTEAIFGSNPSDQGTVTFGTTEVTFERTVDSISLTIVDSLDGTVTEIVVPQLVTGS; from the coding sequence ATGAAAAATTCCTTCATTGGCTTCACTGCATCAGCACTCTTATTTGCGGGAGCCGGTGTATCTGGAGAGTTGACCTATACTCCGATCAACCCGTCCTTCGGCGGCGCTCCCCTCAACTCATCCCACCTGCTGTCGACTGCGAATGCGCAGCGCGACGCGACAGCGCGGGATGCAGTAAGCAGCTCGACCACAGGAACCGGAACAACATCTCCGACCGGAACCACAAACGCCGATTTGTTCGTGCGCCAGCTCGAAGGTCGCTTGCTTTCCGCTCTCGCGGGCCAGGTGACCGAGGCGATCTTCGGAAGCAACCCATCCGATCAGGGCACAGTGACGTTCGGAACCACCGAAGTCACGTTTGAGCGTACGGTGGATTCCATCAGCCTCACAATTGTCGACTCCCTGGATGGCACCGTGACAGAAATCGTGGTCCCGCAACTGGTAACTGGAAGTTAA
- a CDS encoding CsgG/HfaB family protein, whose product MFGKEAGLRVLLRAMVVAGTAALSGCATTPGPFFGTTDPTIVQPTPVNMSLRTLPEPTRRISVSVYDFPDLTGQYKERELVQTLSRAVSQGGSAVLIKALQDAGERRWFTVLDRAGLQDLVRERQILTEMRRQYRGETEIDPNALAPLLHSGIILQGGIVGYDSNTQTGGAGARYLGIGGNTEWQLDTVTVSLRAVSTETGEVLTSVVTQKSIGSSLIRGSVFRYIALDELLEIEAGVTGNEPRLIALQQAIEKAVYGTIIEGAEVGLWAFKDKGSQQRLIAKYRQEKLGEYLGQTLPPVRPVTISAARITQTRPKPRPTPPAPSVRQLPPAVDEGGPVTPPPPADGEVIG is encoded by the coding sequence GTGTTTGGTAAAGAAGCAGGCCTGCGAGTGCTACTCCGTGCCATGGTGGTGGCTGGAACCGCTGCTCTCTCTGGCTGCGCCACGACACCAGGGCCATTTTTTGGGACCACCGATCCGACGATTGTGCAGCCGACACCGGTCAACATGAGCCTACGCACGCTGCCAGAACCGACACGCCGCATATCCGTCTCCGTTTACGATTTTCCTGACCTTACCGGACAATACAAAGAGCGCGAACTCGTCCAGACACTGTCCCGGGCCGTGTCCCAGGGCGGTTCTGCGGTTCTGATCAAAGCACTACAGGATGCCGGTGAACGCCGCTGGTTCACAGTTCTGGATCGCGCCGGCCTGCAGGACCTCGTCCGGGAGCGCCAGATCCTCACTGAAATGCGTCGGCAGTATCGCGGTGAGACAGAGATCGATCCGAATGCATTGGCGCCGCTGCTGCACTCCGGCATCATCCTGCAGGGTGGAATCGTGGGATACGACAGCAACACCCAAACAGGTGGCGCAGGCGCACGATACCTTGGCATCGGCGGCAATACCGAGTGGCAACTGGATACCGTGACCGTCAGCCTGCGGGCTGTCTCGACCGAAACTGGCGAAGTCCTCACCAGCGTGGTCACCCAGAAATCAATCGGCTCCTCCCTGATCCGGGGTAGCGTGTTCCGCTACATCGCGCTGGACGAGCTGCTTGAAATCGAAGCCGGCGTGACCGGGAACGAACCCCGCTTGATTGCCTTGCAACAGGCCATCGAAAAGGCTGTCTACGGCACCATCATCGAAGGGGCCGAGGTCGGGTTGTGGGCCTTCAAGGACAAGGGATCCCAGCAGCGCCTGATTGCGAAGTACCGTCAGGAGAAACTGGGGGAATACCTCGGCCAGACGCTCCCCCCGGTGCGTCCAGTGACGATCTCTGCCGCCCGGATTACCCAGACGCGGCCCAAGCCGCGACCAACACCGCCCGCCCCCAGCGTGCGTCAGTTGCCGCCTGCAGTCGATGAAGGTGGCCCGGTAACGCCGCCGCCGCCGGCAGACGGCGAGGTCATTGGTTAA
- the csgH gene encoding curli-like amyloid fiber formation chaperone CsgH: protein MRRLLSTLGLACTVLMSAGTSTATAQSAAAEISIIPTAQGVEIEGRVIGLDEGEVQAALTIVKSDSGGTSNLTQSRAIGIHRGERHVIGKTTLSIQPGGKLSVELSVTRDGAEIATAVSTFGP from the coding sequence ATGCGTCGACTGCTTTCGACCCTTGGACTTGCCTGCACCGTTTTGATGTCCGCGGGAACATCCACCGCCACAGCGCAATCCGCTGCAGCTGAGATTTCGATCATTCCCACCGCTCAAGGTGTGGAAATCGAAGGTCGCGTGATCGGACTGGACGAGGGTGAGGTGCAGGCTGCTCTGACAATCGTCAAATCCGACTCTGGCGGAACCTCCAACCTGACACAAAGCCGTGCAATCGGAATACACCGTGGGGAACGTCATGTCATAGGCAAGACGACCCTTTCGATACAGCCCGGCGGCAAGCTCTCGGTCGAGTTATCCGTAACGCGAGACGGAGCCGAAATCGCCACCGCGGTGTCCACATTCGGACCATAA
- a CDS encoding SH3 domain-containing protein, whose product MVMLKSLSLGALAALVTLIAPPSSAQTKEQLLEAFSGNWVVFDTAFSTSSTPCSLSLENKVELHGVVEESQLRPVANSQNCVVPLNSVSAWDIEQNQLVLYAQQDVVVARLGGNQSRVTGDLSDSFVSLILERPNGDAYQAAFSQAVRQHRCIYLGYTSDCAERSDLAAPVMSEDGGVVASLGLLVNLNVRDQPRRDARIVGTLPQGACLKVNYCTVASDGIWCRARFGEASGWVSKTALRQEKWPVATFVNGCEAE is encoded by the coding sequence ATGGTAATGCTCAAATCGCTTTCTCTGGGTGCGCTTGCCGCGCTTGTAACGCTGATTGCGCCCCCGTCGTCTGCTCAAACTAAAGAACAGCTGCTTGAAGCTTTTTCCGGGAACTGGGTGGTCTTCGACACCGCATTCTCGACCAGTTCCACACCGTGTTCGCTCAGCCTGGAAAACAAGGTGGAACTCCACGGGGTAGTTGAGGAGTCTCAGTTGCGCCCCGTCGCCAATAGCCAAAACTGCGTTGTGCCGCTGAACAGCGTTTCAGCTTGGGACATCGAGCAGAACCAGCTTGTCCTCTACGCTCAGCAGGATGTTGTCGTTGCTCGGTTGGGCGGTAACCAATCCCGTGTCACAGGCGATCTGTCCGATTCTTTTGTCAGCCTCATTCTGGAACGACCAAACGGCGACGCCTATCAGGCCGCCTTCAGCCAGGCTGTGCGCCAACACCGTTGCATTTACCTTGGCTACACAAGCGACTGCGCAGAACGTTCCGATCTGGCAGCCCCTGTCATGAGCGAAGATGGGGGTGTCGTTGCCTCTCTGGGCCTTCTGGTCAACCTGAATGTCCGCGATCAGCCCAGACGGGATGCGCGGATCGTGGGTACACTGCCGCAGGGCGCATGCCTCAAGGTGAATTACTGCACTGTGGCCTCGGACGGTATCTGGTGCCGAGCCCGCTTCGGAGAAGCCAGCGGCTGGGTCAGCAAGACCGCACTGCGCCAGGAGAAATGGCCTGTCGCGACCTTCGTCAACGGCTGTGAAGCAGAATAA
- a CDS encoding lytic murein transglycosylase, with protein sequence MVLRALLLVSLLLGGAGSALAQNRAAIERQFQTWLRQEVWPQARRAGVSRRTFNTAFDGVTLNWKLPDLVPPGAPVKTPKTQRQAEFGKPGKYFGRGAVDGATATGRQMARRHKSSLTKVERETGVPGRIILAIWGRESAYGRAAIPHDAFQVLATKGFMSTRADYFSAELIAALQIAEAGHVPAHAMKSSWAGALGQPQFMPTNFLQHAVDGDGDGRADIWGSEADTIASIGTYLKRHGWQTGRDWGFEVSVPGSVSCTLEGPDQGRLISDWEAMGITRVSGRPFPEHERSQQGYLLMPAGRYGPAFVVTPNFYVLKDYNMSDLYALFVGHVGDRIQFGVGDFHARWGSVGGLLRSDVAAMQRTLIGQGHDVGGADGLAGYKTRRSIGRWQEAMGQPPTCFPDPAMKAALAR encoded by the coding sequence ATGGTGTTGCGTGCTCTCCTGCTTGTTTCTTTGTTGCTGGGCGGCGCCGGTTCGGCCCTGGCTCAGAACCGCGCTGCAATTGAACGCCAGTTCCAGACCTGGTTGCGGCAGGAGGTCTGGCCGCAGGCCCGGCGTGCGGGTGTTTCGCGCCGGACGTTCAACACTGCATTTGATGGCGTGACACTGAACTGGAAGCTGCCCGATCTGGTGCCCCCCGGCGCACCGGTCAAGACGCCGAAAACGCAGCGGCAGGCCGAGTTCGGCAAGCCCGGGAAATACTTCGGTCGCGGCGCGGTCGATGGCGCCACGGCGACCGGGCGCCAGATGGCCCGGCGCCACAAATCCAGCCTGACGAAGGTTGAACGCGAAACCGGCGTACCCGGGCGGATCATCCTCGCAATCTGGGGGCGGGAAAGCGCCTATGGGCGGGCGGCCATTCCGCATGATGCCTTTCAGGTCCTCGCCACCAAGGGCTTCATGAGCACGCGCGCGGACTATTTCTCGGCCGAGTTGATCGCGGCGCTGCAGATCGCGGAGGCAGGTCACGTGCCCGCCCATGCAATGAAGAGCAGCTGGGCTGGCGCCCTTGGCCAGCCGCAGTTCATGCCCACGAACTTTCTGCAACATGCCGTGGACGGCGACGGCGACGGCCGCGCGGATATCTGGGGTTCGGAGGCCGACACCATCGCCTCGATCGGGACCTATCTGAAGCGGCATGGCTGGCAAACTGGGCGCGACTGGGGGTTTGAGGTTTCAGTTCCAGGCAGCGTCTCTTGCACGCTGGAAGGCCCAGATCAGGGCCGCCTTATTTCCGATTGGGAGGCCATGGGGATCACCCGTGTCTCCGGGCGCCCCTTCCCGGAGCATGAACGGTCCCAGCAGGGGTACCTTTTGATGCCCGCCGGACGTTACGGCCCCGCTTTCGTGGTGACACCGAACTTCTATGTCCTGAAGGATTACAACATGAGCGATCTATACGCTCTCTTCGTGGGGCACGTGGGGGACCGCATCCAGTTCGGTGTCGGTGACTTTCACGCCCGCTGGGGCAGTGTCGGGGGGCTGCTGCGGTCGGATGTGGCTGCCATGCAGCGTACGCTCATAGGGCAGGGGCATGATGTTGGCGGCGCCGATGGGCTGGCCGGTTACAAGACACGCCGCTCCATCGGGCGCTGGCAGGAGGCCATGGGGCAGCCCCCGACTTGTTTCCCTGACCCTGCGATGAAGGCGGCGCTTGCGCGGTGA
- a CDS encoding carboxymuconolactone decarboxylase family protein, translating into MSTFDEDLFLKGLEQRRATLGAEYVDANLAAADDFSRPFQEAMTAWCWGFGWGDDVIDAKTRSMMNLSMIGALGKMQEWETHCRGALNNGVTQDELRAIIHVIGIYCGVPQALECFRVARRVLAEANAES; encoded by the coding sequence ATGAGCACATTTGACGAAGATCTGTTTCTAAAGGGGCTTGAGCAGCGCCGCGCCACCCTTGGCGCGGAATATGTAGATGCCAATCTAGCCGCTGCGGATGATTTCAGCCGCCCCTTTCAGGAGGCGATGACCGCCTGGTGCTGGGGGTTTGGCTGGGGCGATGATGTCATCGATGCCAAGACCCGGTCGATGATGAACCTTTCCATGATCGGCGCGCTGGGCAAGATGCAGGAGTGGGAAACTCACTGCAGAGGCGCGCTGAACAATGGTGTCACACAGGATGAACTGCGGGCGATTATTCATGTGATCGGGATTTATTGCGGTGTACCGCAGGCGCTGGAGTGCTTCCGGGTGGCCCGGCGGGTTCTGGCCGAGGCTAACGCGGAGAGCTGA